A genomic stretch from Onychostoma macrolepis isolate SWU-2019 chromosome 02, ASM1243209v1, whole genome shotgun sequence includes:
- the adipoqb gene encoding adiponectin, C1Q and collagen domain containing, b → MTLLWKILLGIFLIELLSQSQALLEENIEQTALDEGTEGGEDVEEPEGPETDVSQPDHRQPCAMWMGGVPGTPGHSGKPGRDGRDGRDGPRGEKGDKGEAGEKGDPGQKGDIGPAGPRGFPGNPGLKGTRGESALSYHSAFSVGLSELVPTTNVPIRFNKFFYNDQHHYDDVSGKFRCVLPGVYFFTYHLTVYTKDAKVSLYVNDKAIMFTFDQYQETNVDQASGSVILHLEAGDEVWLQIYGDEAFGGVYADNTNDSTFSGFLLYPEIPASAQRR, encoded by the exons ATGACGCTGCTGTGGAAGATCTTATTGGGAATCTTTCTCATTGAACTACTCAGTCAAAGTCAAGCCCTTCTAGAGGAGAATATAGAGCAGACAGCTTTGGATGAAGGGACTGAGGGAGGAGAGGACGTGGAAGAGCCTGAGGGTCCAGAAACAGATGTCAGTCAACCTGATCATAGACAGCCATGTGCCATGTGGATGGGAGGTGTTCCTGGCACACCTGGGCACAGTGGTAAACCTGGAAGAGATGGCAGAGATGGGCGTGATGGGCCGAGGGGTGAGAAAGGAGATAAAG GTGAAGCAGGTGAGAAAGGAGATCCTGGACAGAAGGGAGACATTGGCCCTGCTGGACCAAGAGGCTTTCCTGGGAACCCAGGTCTGAAAGGGACCCGTGGTGAAAGTGCCTTGTCTTACCATTCAGCCTTTAGCGTAGGTCTGAGTGAGCTTGTTCCCACCACCAATGTGCCAATCCGCTTCAACAAGTTCTTCTACAATGACCAGCACCATTATGATGACGTTTCCGGAAAGTTCCGCTGTGTTCTGCCAGGAGTGTACTTCTTTACTTATCATCTCACCGTCTACACTAAAGATGCTAAAGTCAGTCTCTACGTGAATGACAAGGCCATCATGTTCACCTTTGACCAATACCAAGAGACCAATGTGGATCAGGCATCAGGTTCTGTTATCTTGCATTTGGAGGCAGGAGATGAGGTATGGCTGCAAATCTATGGGGATGAGGCATTTGGGGGAGTGTATGCAGATAACACCAACGACTCTACCTTCTCCGGTTTCCTCCTGTATCCTGAAATTCCTGCATCTGCACAGAGACGTTGA